Proteins encoded by one window of Aspergillus puulaauensis MK2 DNA, chromosome 4, nearly complete sequence:
- the sidE gene encoding nonribosomal peptide synthase SidE (COG:I;~EggNog:ENOG410PKW1;~InterPro:IPR000873,IPR001242,IPR009081,IPR006162, IPR036736,IPR020845,IPR010071,IPR042099,IPR023213, IPR025110;~PFAM:PF00501,PF13193,PF00668,PF00550;~SMCOG1002:AMP-dependent synthetase and ligase;~antiSMASH:Cluster_4.10;~go_function: GO:0003824 - catalytic activity [Evidence IEA]) has translation MAAIEHRNIDLWSTDPFGHGEFLHEPHDNYFQYAISATDGIETEIPATRSQGQIVQDDTLQWCQISLFLPRSPPPTLDQIQWTWKALTSHHACLRTVFYVDTKSGNIYQRVRLRGSQVEAIEDPTWTPQSSAPSTPGGDTTLTEGQARLTVYRYPLSPLHRVTLHVHRAMVDSSSLSVIKRDFALLYCGLPLPERTPLTCYFKQHLESKDDGASRTFWSETLNDIPAGAHSTAYPPKDGGRRATISMTLGESCATGLARLERECGWSRLLLFEALWATVLHYHAGSRDVVFAGVRRDASFPGVDSCVGFLDQTYPVRVSVEPQETFNMLFTKLCDYHSSASSHAYLGYKDIARYLPKPVATVITYSPGLNGPTNAGQLMGFPMAVFITGTSPVQITCCYSSEIPTLDAEVLLQHFAHAVSSAVRKFYLPHSLVGHIELASEEEKMCLIRGTMQTARTGHRPYSTIVELFEEQAARVPDSDAVQFEDERAVTFGELDAQANQLARLLGPVRGEIIAVCIDRSVALIVTLLGILKAGAAYTVLDPDGSVDRNRQIVESCDAALVLANRAYCGSLENAQPIEDSLYNSTSLDGSRLALDLQPEERCYVIYTSGSTGAPKGVVISHGAAATGMQYHSLNGLQRWLLFYSPTFSAAQRTMLSTLVHGGTLLLCSKLKLMTSLATVLKQMRVDALGITPSALSILEPVQIPDVKQITLVGEKIPHELVDAWADKVHLRNTYGLSECTQLNFSNVLTAGDNPRDLGRPLDTTQAYVLQPGTTDLAPIGVMGELCLAGPQLASGYLKDIEQTDRVFIPNPFGSGRLYRTGDVARALADGSFEIIGRIDFQVKINGQKVNPAEIDSILVQHQDVATCATVTLTHAGGLRLVSAIVVKPGSLWSAALPSLRQHGSKALPSYMVPSFWMQLEMLPVTSNGKTDIKQIERMAEQLGIAGLAQMSSTDPGSDSSPLDDVEAKIAGVWSQVLEVPLSTIGRTHSFVRLGGSSVDAIKALAELRKCSLVLELTTLLDDTSLEKAAAIADRQDGQVNDDDPEPFSLIADEAHDLDNDSSVMDAYPATPLQESILATSLQLDDDHYAYQRVWDVSALDKKQLRTSFESVFATSDILRTSFIPHKRGFMQLLRAGLTLPWIELEQDLDAYLAADKKQRLSISGPMVRIALLSDQFLVVTMHHALFDFWSHRFLYNDVAAVYRGMSLLPRPPFKRFVKHLERLDRDENDRFWKGYLHNVEPTQLNLVPVEQTTTVWQTLPLDLRKALQPHGISAAVAVYTAWALVLAKRTGSQDVLFATTLSGRETAVLDVDRLDGPTLTLAPQRISVRPEDSLLELMRRAGHGLLQIFRYSPHGMRNALAAAQLRPGCMDTMVNILISPDEHKVDTEQLFRPVGTRPVWQSEFTTLEITDVDGQISVMVTGKMHERHAQFVLESFCRTIEAIVERPDQAVETVAVMGDSERDFLSNELSNRKNLHVPKPELLHAAFERHAVQSPDAIAIDWNGEKRVTYAQFDQMANQMAHALVQGFNVSVGDIVPLVLDKSINTVVALLAVMKAGAAYVPLSPDNPSDRNDFIINETQARIVITEAQHSATIGVDIPRLYVDEAQLADLPSDTPTVNVSPDSLAYLIYTSGSTGMPKGVKVPHRAAAAAVVSMAHVEGRLHGEWRTLQFANYVFDASVQDFFNTLSTSGTLCMGPTDTLQSDLPDAIQAMAARQSILTPTVAQLLNPEDVPGLETLIVGGEPLTKAVIEKWLPYSRILNVYGPTETSMVVSTKAVTTAERPNNIGAPFPTVMALILQPDGLDLVPYGAPGELCIAGPQVTDGYLARDELTDSVFVRNELLQVERMYRTGDLARWLPGGEIECLGRKDNQVKIHGHRIELGEVEQAILQTGLVETTVVIPVQVNGKPQLGAFCIFQSSQSSDIEDAAQFRGCIHDLRDQLTTLPSYMIPKYAFPLGDFPKLPSRKTDRKALKARVEQMDALQIKQYSTDYEATRHEVTPVETDAEIALEELWSKVLAVAPENIGKKANFLALGGDSIAAISLASLARGAGYTLSVKNILKAPILEAMAVTMQRADSPDTTAVRAFETPLSVTQAVQQEGGLHFEDVDYVYPAPPGQVEFLEQGHRPEQMWVLMAVRRMPVDFDQAKWIEATTKMTEVDDILRTSWLRVSNVEWYGVVLKQTSPDIVVASCGDDKEREKFLEHFWEQRFAFGKPFIKYAILTYPDQTCDIVIKMDHAAYDGTLLRIFDDHFSALCRGAQVPEHGQFRDFAFSVYQSDRETTREFWRKTLAGKRHRFPDCERPRITASVKKLITTDLDTIARATGVTIPIVFQAAYQLWLSQATGGQDVSFDYLLSGRNVDLGTIDPQSVNGTLANFLPVRSRVDPSTTLGDYLQETQDMFWAVTESGNIGLDEIYSAAGISRHEAGNKSLFLFQPFEPSTVQSDHLRWLVMAKSQVRMFQPYGLVVEVARAHEGQHRLTVMYDQDVFNYDRATEIGEDIMYLVQRIADFGLEPQVSLQNVLQDTSKPSHER, from the exons ATGGCTGCTATAGAGCATCGAAATATAGACCTTTGGTCGACGGATCCATTTGGGCATGGGGAATTCCTCCATGAACCGCACGACAACTATTTCCAATACGCAATCTCCGCCACTGATGGGATCGAGACTGAGATCCCTGCTACTCGATCCCAAGGCCAGATCGTCCAGGACGATACGCTGCAATGGTGTCAAATTAGCCTGTTCCTTCCACGGAGCCCTCCGCCCACTCTCGACCAGATCCAGTGGACCTGGAAAGCTCTTACTTCCCATC ATGCGTGCCTTCGAACTGTGTTCTATGTCGATACAAAGTCGGGGAACATCTACCAGCGCGTCCGTCTCCGAGGGTCCCAAGTCGAAGCGATAGAGGATCCCACCTGGACTCCCCAATCATCCGCTCCCTCGACTCCAGGAGGAGATACAACGCTTACTGAGGGCCAGGCACGATTGACAGTGTATCGGTATCCCTTATCACCACTCCATCGGGTGACGCTTCATGTCCACCGTGCTATGGTAGATAGCAGCTCGCTCAGCGTTATCAAACGCGACTTCGCTCTGCTCTACTGCGGACTACCGCTACCAGAGCGTACTCCTCTTACATGCTACTTCAAACAGCACCTAGAGTCCAAGGATGACGGTGCCAGCCGCACGTTCTGGAGCGAGACCCTGAACGATATCCCTGCTGGTGCGCATTCTACTGCCTACCCACCTAAAGATGGCGGCCGGCGGGCTACTATCTCGATGACCTTGGGCGAGAGCTGTGCTACAGGACTAGCGCGATTGGAAAGGGAATGTGGGTGGTCCCGCCTGCTCCTTTTCGAAGCCTTGTGGGCAACAGTGCTCCACTACCACGCTGGTTCTCGCGATGTCGTTTTCGCTGGAGTTCGCCGAGATGCCAGTTTCCCTGGCGTGGACTCCTGCGTTGGATTCCTCGACCAGACGTATCCAGTGCGAGTCTCAGTGGAACCACAAGAAACGTTCAACATGCTGTTCACCAAGTTATGTGATTATCattcttccgcttcctctcACGCATACCTTGGTTATAAGGACATCGCCCGATATCTGCCCAAGCCTGTCGCTACTGTCATCACCTACTCGCCGGGCCTGAACGGTCCTACAAACGCTGGGCAGCTCATGGGATTCCCTATGGCGGTATTCATCACAGGGACTAGCCCAGTCCAGATAACCTGCTGTTACAGCAGTGAGATCCCCACGCTCGACGCCGAAGTTCTGCTACAGCACTTTGCGCATGCCGTATCCAGCGCCGTCCGAAAGTTCTATCTACCTCACTCCCTTGTCGGCCACATCGAATTGGCctctgaggaggagaagatgtgCCTCATCCGTGGGACAATGCAGACAGCCCGAACGGGGCATCGACCGTACTCTACCATTGTCGAGCTGTTTGAAGAACAGGCTGCACGAGTACCGGACTCCGATGCAGTGCAGTTCGAGGACGAAAGAGCAGTCACATTTGGTGAGTTGGACGCCCAGGCCAACCAGCTGGCTCGACTGCTTGGGCCGGTACGCGGTGAAATCATTGCTGTGTGCATTGATCGCTCAGTAGCCCTCATAGTGACGTTGCTGGGAATTCTAAAGGCCGGGGCTGCATACACAGTTCTTGATCCCGATGGTTCAGTGGACCGTAATCGCCAGATCGTTGAGAGCTGTGACGCGGCACTTGTTCTGGCCAACCGTGCCTACTGTGGTAGTTTAGAGAACGCCCAGCCTATCGAGGACAGTCTTTACAACTCCACGAGCCTGGATGGATCGAGGCTTGCTCTGGACCTGCAGCCAGAGGAGCGTTGCTACGTTATCTACACATCTGGGTCGACCGGGGCCCCGAAAGGCGTGGTTATATCCCACGGCGCTGCAGCGACGGGGATGCAGTATCATTCCCTGAATGGCCTTCAACGCTGGCTTCTATTTTATAGCCCTACTTTCTCTGCGGCCCAACGAACCATGCTGTCTACTTTGGTTCACGGCGGCACGCTGCTCCTTTGCAGTAAACTGAAGCTCATGACTTCACTTGCAACTGTATTAAAGCAGATGCGAGTGGACGCGCTTGGGATTACACCATCTGCCCTATCCATCCTCGAGCCGGTGCAGATTCCAGATGTGAAGCAGATCACCCTGGTTGGGGAAAAGATACCCCATGAACTGGTCGACGCGTGGGCCGACAAGGTGCATTTGCGCAATACGTACGGCCTCAGCGAATGCACGCAGCTGAACTTCAGCAACGTGCTGACAGCCGGAGATAACCCAAGGGATTTAGGACGCCCGTTGGATACAACGCAAGCGTATGTGCTGCAGCCTGGCACGACCGACCTAGCTCCCATTGGGGTGATGGGCGAGCTCTGCCTGGCCGGGCCACAACTCGCTTCGGGCTATCTCAAGGACATTGAGCAGACGGACAGGGTCTTCATCCCGAACCCTTTCGGCAGTGGAAGGCTTTACCGTACGGGGGATGTGGCCCGGGCCCTGGCCGATGGGTCGTTTGAGATTATCGGCCGCATCGACTTCCAGGTTAAGATCAACGGCCAGAAGGTGAACCCAGCAGAGATCGAttccatcctcgtccagcacCAGGATGTCGCCACCTGCGCGACAGTCACACTGACCCACGCTGGAGGATTGCGCCTGGTATCCGCTATTGTTGTGAAACCTGGATCTCTGTGGTCTGCTGCCCTCCCATCGCTTCGGCAGCATGGCTCGAAGGCACTCCCGAGCTACATGGTGCCCTCGTTTTGGATGCAGCTGGAGATGCTACCCGTGACGAGTAATGGCAAGACGGACATCAAACAAATAGAAAGAATGGCTGAACAACTGGGCATCGCAGGCCTAGCACAAATGAGCTCGACTGACCCGGGATCAGACAGCAGCCCCCTGGACGACGTCGAGGCCAAGATCGCTGGCGTATGGTCTCAAGTACTGGAGGTTCCCTTGTCGACCATCGGACGGACTCATTCATTCGTGAGACTAGGAGGAAGCTCGGTggacgccatcaaggcccttgCGGAGTTGCGTAAATGCTCCCTGGTCCTTGAGCTGACAACTCTGCTCGACGACACTTCTTTAGAGAAGGCAGCTGCCATCGCGGATCGTCAGGATGGTCAGGTAAACGACGATGATCCAGAACCGTTCTCACTAATTGCCGACGAGGCCCACGACCTGGACAACGATAGCAGTGTTATGGACGCTTACCCAGCCACGCCGCTGCAGGAAAGCATCCTGGCAACGtcgctgcagctggacgacGACCATTATGCCTATCAGCGGGTGTGGGATGTGTCTGCGCTGGACAAGAAACAGCTGCGCACAAGTTTCGAGTCTGTTTTTGCTACGAGTGATATTCTGCGGACATCCTTTATACCGCACAAACGTGGGTTTATGCAGCTTCTGCGCGCGGGCTTGACCCTGCCCTGGAtcgagctggagcaggatcTTGATGCGTATCTTGCCGCggacaagaagcagaggcTCTCAATATCTGGGCCCATGGTCCGCATTGCTCTCCTCTCCGACCAATTCCTGGTCGTCACCATGCACCATGCGCTGTTTGACTTCTGGTCGCATCGTTTCTTATACAACGACGTCGCTGCCGTCTACCGCGGGATGAGTTTGCTTCCCAGACCCCCGTTCAAACGTTTTGTCAAACATCTAGAAAGGCTGGACAGGGACGAAAATGACCGCTTCTGGAAGGGCTATCTGCATAACGTTGAACCTACCCAGCTCAACCTCGTTCCTGTGGAGCAGACCACCACCGTCTGGCAGACCCTGCCGCTCGATCTGCGCAAGGCATTGCAACCCCATGGCATCTCGGCCGCTGTGGCAGTCTATACAGCATGGGCCCTGGTTCTTGCCAAACGGACAGGGAGCCAGGATGTGCTGTTTGCGACGACACTATCTGGTCGCGAGACAGCTGTGCTGGATGTGGACCGGCTCGATGGACCGACACTCACGCTGGCGCCGCAACGCATATCCGTCAGACCAGAGGACTCGCTGCTCGAGCTGATGCGCAGGGCCGGCCACGGACTGCTGCAAATCTTCCGATACAGTCCCCATGGCATGAGAAacgccctcgccgccgcaCAGCTGCGACCAGGCTGCATGGACACTATGGTCAACATCCTCATATCTCCCGATGAGCACAAGGTCGACACCGAACAGCTTTTCCGACCTGTTGGCACACGGCCGGTGTGGCAGTCGGAATTCACCACTCTCGAAATCACGGATGTCGATGGCCAGATCAGTGTGATGGTGACGGGGAAGATGCACGAGCGACACGCGCAGTTCGTCCTGGAATCATTCTGTCGTACCATCGAGGCCATTGTGGAACGTCCTGACCAAGCTGTCGAGACAGTCGCTGTGATGGGCGACAGTGAACGAGACTTCCTGTCCAACGAGTTATCGAATCGCAAGAACCTGCATGTCCCGAAACCAGAGCTGTTGCATGCTGCCTTTGAGAGACACGCTGTGCAATCTCCGGACGCCATTGCCATCGACTGGAACGGGGAGAAACGAGTTACATATGCGCAGTTTGACCAAATGGCCAACCAGATGGCCCATGCCCTCGTCCAGGGCTTCAATGTATCGGTGGGTGATATCGTCCCCTTGGTGTTGGACAAGTCCATCAACACCGTGGTCGCTCTGCTCGCTGTGATGAAGGCCGGCGCGGCGTATGTGCCCCTGAGTCCTGACAACCCGTCCGATCGTAATGACTTTATCATCAACGAGACCCAGGCCCGAATAGTCATCACCGAGGCCCAGCACTCTGCGACGATTGGTGTAGACATCCCACGGCTGTATGTCGACGAGGCACAGCTGGCCGACTTGCCCTCCGATACCCCCACCGTCAACGTCTCCCCCGACTCCCTGGCATACCTGATCTACACGTCCGGTAGCACGGGGATGCCGAAAGGCGTCAAGGTCCCCCATCGAGCCGCGGCAGCAGCCGTTGTGAGCATGGCCCATGTCGAGGGTCGCCTCCACGGGGAATGGCGGACCCTGCAGTTCGCCAACTACGTGTTCGATGCATCTGTGCAAGATTTTTTCAACACTCTCAGCACTTCAGGGACGCTGTGCATGGGGCCAACAGACACGCTGCAGTCCGACCTACCGGATGCTATCCAGGCGATGGCAGCGCGACAGTCAATCCTCACTCCGACGGTGGCCCAGCTGCTGAATCCCGAGGACGTCCCTGGACTGGAGACTCTGATCGTGGGAGGCGAGCCCCTGACAAAAGCCGTCATTGAGAAGTGGCTCCCTTATTCCCGGATCCTGAATGTTTACGGGCCTACCGAGACTTCAATGGTAGTGTCGACCAAGGCTGTCACCACCGCGGAACGACCAAATAACATAGGTGCGCCGTTTCCAACGGTCATGGCACTTATACTACAACCGGATGGGCTTGACCTGGTGCCGTATGGCGCTCCGGGGGAGTTGTGCATTGCAGGCCCACAAGTCACAGACGGATACCTGGCTCGAGATGAGCTTACTGATTCTGTTTTTGTACGCAACGAACTGTTGCAAG TGGAGCGGATGTATCGCACCGGAGACCTGGCACGTTGGCTCCCAGGGGGTGAAATCGAGTGTCTTGGCCGCAAGGACAATCAGGTCAAGATCCACGGCCACCGAATCGAATTGGGAGAAGTCGAGCAAGCCATTCTGCAGACAGGACTGGTGGAGACCACGGTAGTCATTCCAGTGCAGGTTAATGGGAAGCCGCAGCTGGGGGCTTTTTGCATCTTCCAGTCGTCCCAGTCCAGCGACATCGAAGATGCTGCCCAATTCCGCGGGTGTATCCATGATCTCCGGGACCAGCTGACAACGTTGCCTTCCTATATGATCCCCAAATACGCGTTCCCCCTGGGGGATTTCCCCAAGTTGCCGTCGCGGAAAACGGACCGGAAAGCCCTAAAAGCACGTGTGGAACAAATGGACGCCCTGCAGATAAAACAATACAGCACCGACTATGAAGCAACCAGGCACGAGGTTACTCCCGTCGAGACCGACGCAGAGATTGCGCTGGAGGAACTATGGTCCAAGGTGCTTGCCGTGGCCCCCGAGAATATAGGTAAAAAGGCGAATTTCCTGGCCCTCGGTGGTGACTCGATCGCGGCCATTAGTCTCGCCAGTCTGGCTCGCGGCGCGGGCTACACCCTCAGCGTGAAGAATATCTTGAAAGCCCCGATATTGGAGGCAATGGCTGTCACTATGCAGAGGGCGGACTCGCCAGATACTACTGCAGTGCGGGCGTTTGAGACCCCCTTGTCGGTGACCCAGGCTGTGCAGCAGGAGGGTGGACTGCACTTCGAGGACGTCGACTATG TATATCCTGCACCCCCCGGTCAAGTCGAGTTTCTCGAGCAGGGCCACCGACCAGAGCAAATGTGGGTGCTCATGGCAGTCCGCCGGATGCCGGTTGATTTCGACCAAGCGAAATGGATTGAAGCCACAACAAAGATGACGGAAGTGGATGATATCCTCCGTACATCGTGGCTCCGAGTCTCCAATGTCGAATGGTATGGGGTCGTGCTCAAGCAGACCTCTCCTGACATCGTCGTCGCGTCCTGCGGAGATGACAAGGAACGAGAGAAATTCCTCGAACATTTCTGGGAACAGAGATTCGCATTCGGAAAACCATTTATCAAGTATGCGATTCTGACATACCCAGACCAGACCTGTGATATCGTGATCAAAATGGATCACGCCGCGTACGATGGAACCCTGCTCCGCATCTTCGACGACCATTTCTCTGCCCTCTGCCGGGGAGCGCAGGTCCCAGAGCACGGCCAGTTCCGTGACTTTGCTTTCAGCGTGTATCAGTCGGACCGCGAGACGACGAGAGAGTTTTGGAGAAAGACACTGGCTGGCAAACGCCACCGCTTCCCAGACTGCGAACGGCCGCGGATCACAGCCTCTGTCAAGAAACTGATCACGACGGACTTGGACACTATAGCCCGCGCAACAGGTGTCACCATCCCCATTGTCTTCCAGGCCGCATACCAACTATGGCTCAGCCAAGCCACTGGCGGGCAGGATGTGAGCTTTGACTACCTGCTCAGCGGACGCAACGTCGACCTGGGCACGATCGACCCCCAGAGCGTCAACGGTACACTTGCCAACTTCCTACCAGTGCGCAGCCGTGTAGATCCCTCGACTACACTGGGCGACTACCTACAAGAGACACAGGACATGTTCTGGGCGGTAACGGAGAGCGGTAACATAGGGTTAGACGAGATCTACTCGGCGGCGGGCATTTCACGCCATGAAGCCGGGAACAAGtcgctgttcctgttccagCCCTTCGAGCCGAGCACCGTCCAGAGCGACCATCTTCGGTGGCTGGTCATGGCCAAGTCTCAGGTCCGCATGTTTCAGCCGTACGGGCTGGTTGTTGAGGTCGCCAGGGCACATGAGGGCCAGCACCGGCTGACGGTCATGTACGACCAGGATGTGTTCAACTACGACCGGGCCACTGAGATTGGGGAGGATATCATGTATCTCGTGCAAAGAATAGCGGACTTTGGGCTGGAGCCGCAGGTCAGTCTGCAGAACGTTCTTCAGGACACATCTAAGCCGTCACACGAGAGGTAG
- a CDS encoding carboxymuconolactone decarboxylase family protein (COG:S;~EggNog:ENOG410PMW4;~InterPro:IPR029032;~SMCOG1298:putative carboxymuconolactone decarboxylase;~antiSMASH:Cluster_4.10), whose translation MASWDNREVTKEHLLPYVDSSTTEGDVQAALKTLPFERNIFKLTANAPAFFPTFMKLLTCSWSPDRTLRSRDWQTIVLRTAATLDAPYEWDVNEPVGRVFGFTDEHLKYLRSGDLSSTELFTDRQRLVSSIVEDLCLKDRVPEEKVRRAKEVFGDTGLMELFFIQSIYAFLARTMNSCKIDFDEPIPGLLDILRKYNGPAIEKENLYTD comes from the exons ATGGCATCCTGGGACAATCGCGAGGTCACCAAGGAGCATCTTCTCCCCTACGTTGATTCAAGCACCACCGAGGGCGATGTTCAAGCAGCTCTCAAGACCTTGCCCTTTGAGCGCAATATATTCAAA ctgacAGCCAATGCGCCCGCCTTCTTTCCCACGTTCATGAAGCTATTGACCTGCTCATGGTCCCCAGACCGCACCTTGCGCTCTCGAGACTGGCAGACCATCGTCTTGCGAACCGCGGCTACCCTGGATGCTCCGTATGAATGGGACGTCAACGAGCCTGTCGGCCGTGTTTTCGGCTTCACGGATGAGCACCTGAAGTACCTCCGCAGCGGCGATTTGTCCTCTACTGAGCTTTTTACAGACCGCCAGCGCCTGGTCAGCTCTATCGTGGAGGACCTGTGCCTGAAGGACCGCGTCCCCGAGGAAAAGGTCCGTCGCGCCAAGGAGGTTTTTGGCGACACGGGTCTCATGGAgcttttcttcatccagAGCATCTATGCCTTTCTGGCACGGACCATGAATAGTTGCAAGATTGACTTTGACGAGCCTATTCCTGGGCTGTTGGATATTCTGCGCAAGTACAACGGCCCGGCTATCGAAAAGGAGAACTTGTATACAGACTGA
- a CDS encoding MDR family NADPH-dependent oxidoreductase (COG:C,K;~EggNog:ENOG410PNDF;~InterPro:IPR013149,IPR011032,IPR020843,IPR036291;~PFAM:PF00107;~SMCOG1028:crotonyl-CoA reductase / alcohol dehydrogenase;~antiSMASH:Cluster_4.10;~go_function: GO:0016491 - oxidoreductase activity [Evidence IEA];~go_process: GO:0055114 - oxidation-reduction process [Evidence IEA]), with translation MSQQTITFRQHSSEPAKVARLHQENGQQHEDQLGPDEVHIRFLAAPINPQDLMVVAGKYPVQPEYRHAGEPIPGYDGVARVERVGSAVGVLAPGNHVVPRAHGLGTWRSHATVPASALLRVSATLDPIAASLLKMGCGPAYLLLHSAARELRPGDWVVLNAAQGVIAQLTIQFARLRGCHSIGVLRDRDDVDSSRQQLRALGADAVVTESELAAPGALASLAEGKRIKLALDAVFGESGARLAALLSPGATYVNYGSLGGAGAVSIPLTQELIFWKQITLRNFRLSQALSQYSQPEQGDLLAYFGSLFESGSLQTPAVDRVAWESGPRLEKVVLQALEDASGQSVGARKKVYYFI, from the coding sequence ATGTCTCAACAGACGATTACCTTCCGACAGCACTCATCCGAACCCGCAAAGGTGGCTCGCCTGCATCAGGAGAATGGCCAACAGCACGAAGATCAACTAGGCCCCGACGAGGTGCACATCCGATTCCTGGCGGCGCCCATCAACCCGCAGGATCTGATGGTCGTCGCTGGCAAGTACCCCGTCCAGCCGGAGTATCGCCATGCTGGCGAGCCGATCCCAGGCTACGATGGCGTTGCTCGTGTGGAGCGGGTTGGATCGGCTGTCGGTGTGCTCGCGCCGGGCAATCACGTCGTCCCACGCGCGCACGGGCTGGGGACATGGCGCTCCCATGCAACTGTGCCTGCTTCGGCCCTGCTTCGCGTGTCGGCAACGCTGGACCCCATTGCTGCGTCCCTCCTGAAGATGGGCTGCGGCCCCGCgtatctgctgctgcacagcGCCGCGCGCGAGCTACGGCCGGGCGACTGGGTCGTGCTCAATGCCGCCCAAGGCGTGATCGCGCAACTGACCATTCAATTCGCAAGATTACGAGGGTGCCATAGCATCGGCGTCCTCCGCGACCGAGATGATGTGGACTCGTCTCGACAACAGCTACGAGCCCTGGGTGCCGACGCGGTGGTGACCGAGTCGGAGCTGGCCGCGCCTGGTGCACTGGCTTCGCTGGCCGAGGGCAAGCGGATTAAGCTTGCTCTTGACGCCGTATTTGGCGAGTCTGGCGCACGTCTAGCAGCACTGCTCAGTCCTGGGGCCACCTACGTCAACTACGGCTCCCTGGGCGGCGCTGGGGCCGTGTCGATTCCCCTGACTCAGGAGCTGATTTTCTGGAAGCAGATTACGCTCAGGAACTTCCGGCTGTCACAGGCACTGTCGCAATACTCCCAGCCGGAACAGGGGGATTTGCTTGCGTATTTTGGGAGTCTCTTCGAGAGCGGCTCGCTGCAGACGCCCGCCGTGGACCGTGTGGCGTGGGAATCAGGCCCCCGTCTGGAGAAAGTCGTGCTGCAGGCGCTAGAGGATGCATCGGGCCAATCCGTAGGAGCTCGGAAGAAGGtctattactttatttaa